The following are encoded together in the Streptomyces rapamycinicus NRRL 5491 genome:
- a CDS encoding energy-coupling factor ABC transporter ATP-binding protein yields MTDPATTPPSLQVAGLAYAYPDGHQALFGVDLTVARGERVALLGPNGAGKTTLVLHLNGILTAGAGTVTVAGLPVAKAHLAEIRRRVGIVFQDPDDQLFMPSVREDVAFGPAAAGLRGAELEERVRRALERVGMAEFADRPPHHLSFGQRRRVAVATVLAMEPEILVLDEPSSNLDPASRRELADILRSLEVTVLMVTHDLPYALELCPRAVVLSGGVIAADGGTQELLCDEELMREHRLELPFGFDPRSVTVPVR; encoded by the coding sequence ATGACCGACCCCGCCACCACCCCGCCGTCCCTCCAGGTGGCCGGTCTGGCCTACGCCTACCCCGACGGCCACCAGGCCCTCTTCGGCGTCGATCTGACCGTGGCCCGGGGCGAGCGGGTGGCGCTCCTCGGGCCCAACGGCGCGGGCAAGACCACGCTCGTGCTGCACCTCAACGGCATCCTTACGGCGGGCGCCGGGACGGTCACCGTCGCGGGGCTGCCGGTGGCGAAGGCGCATCTGGCTGAGATCCGCCGCCGGGTGGGCATCGTCTTCCAGGACCCGGACGACCAGCTGTTCATGCCCTCCGTGCGCGAGGACGTGGCCTTCGGCCCGGCCGCGGCCGGGCTGCGCGGCGCGGAGCTGGAGGAGCGGGTGCGCCGCGCGCTGGAGCGGGTCGGGATGGCGGAGTTCGCCGACCGGCCGCCGCACCACCTCTCCTTCGGGCAGCGGCGGCGGGTGGCCGTGGCGACCGTACTGGCCATGGAGCCGGAGATCCTGGTCCTGGACGAGCCCTCGTCCAACCTCGACCCGGCCTCGCGGCGCGAACTCGCCGACATCCTGCGCTCCCTGGAGGTGACCGTGCTGATGGTCACCCACGATCTTCCGTACGCGCTGGAGCTGTGCCCGCGCGCTGTGGTGCTCAGCGGCGGGGTGATCGCGGCGGACGGCGGAACGCAGGAGCTGCTGTGCGACGAGGAGCTGATGCGCGAGCACCGGCTGGAGCTCCCCTTCGGCTTCGACCCGCGCTCGGTGACGGTGCCGGTGAGGTGA
- a CDS encoding DUF397 domain-containing protein codes for MIRNASALPGVVWCKSTYSDSNGGTCVEVADGIPAVVPVRDSKNPSGPALVFPPSSWASFISAVRAGEFHGV; via the coding sequence ATGATCCGCAACGCAAGCGCCCTGCCCGGTGTGGTGTGGTGCAAGAGTACGTATAGCGACAGCAACGGGGGCACATGCGTTGAGGTGGCTGACGGCATCCCTGCCGTCGTCCCCGTTCGCGACAGCAAGAACCCCAGCGGTCCGGCGTTGGTCTTCCCCCCGTCGTCCTGGGCATCGTTCATATCGGCTGTCAGGGCTGGAGAGTTCCACGGCGTCTGA
- a CDS encoding helix-turn-helix domain-containing protein gives MGAAEKLDPSSSVLAFAACELRRAREEAGMTQRALAKSVFVTPSLLAKLEAAQRVPSGEFAARVDEVLNTGGLFGRLWPLIMKYAYPSWFRPYVELEAQAQIIRSFELRVIPGLLQTEDYARAALEAGRLSNVDDLLAARLTRQDILTRENPPELWIILDENVLRRPAGVPRVMHDQLARVIEASETPTTVVQVVPYSAGPHAGVGSFHVLTLEEGPEVVFADGFAQGQLLPDPEHVRAALRAYDLLRAQALSPAASIDLLATTMKELQP, from the coding sequence ATGGGTGCAGCGGAGAAACTCGATCCGTCGTCGTCTGTGCTGGCGTTTGCTGCCTGCGAGTTACGTCGGGCCCGTGAGGAAGCCGGTATGACCCAGCGTGCTCTGGCGAAGTCCGTGTTCGTGACTCCGTCGCTTTTGGCGAAGCTGGAGGCAGCGCAGCGGGTCCCGTCCGGAGAGTTCGCGGCTCGTGTCGATGAGGTGCTGAACACAGGGGGGCTGTTCGGCCGTCTCTGGCCGCTGATTATGAAGTACGCGTATCCCTCGTGGTTCCGGCCCTACGTTGAGCTTGAGGCGCAAGCCCAGATCATTCGGTCGTTCGAATTACGCGTGATTCCCGGCCTGTTGCAGACCGAGGACTATGCGCGGGCCGCGCTGGAAGCCGGACGCCTGAGCAACGTCGACGACCTGCTAGCGGCGCGGCTGACACGGCAAGACATCCTGACGCGGGAGAACCCGCCTGAGCTGTGGATCATCCTTGATGAGAACGTACTTCGTCGCCCTGCCGGGGTACCCCGCGTGATGCATGACCAGCTGGCCCGGGTCATTGAGGCATCCGAGACTCCGACCACCGTTGTCCAGGTGGTCCCCTACTCGGCCGGACCGCACGCGGGTGTCGGCTCGTTCCACGTTCTGACCCTTGAGGAAGGCCCCGAAGTCGTCTTTGCGGACGGGTTCGCTCAAGGCCAGCTGCTGCCCGATCCTGAGCATGTCAGGGCAGCCCTGCGCGCCTATGATCTGCTCAGGGCGCAGGCCCTGTCACCCGCAGCCTCAATCGACCTGCTCGCCACCACCATGAAGGAACTTCAACCATGA
- the cbiQ gene encoding cobalt ECF transporter T component CbiQ, which produces MGAGHAHKLYREGRSPVHALPPHCKIAAVFCFVLVVVSTPREAVWAFGAYAVLLAGVAVAARIPAGYVLRRLLIEIPFVAFAVLMPFIAEGPRVEVLGMSLSESGLWSAWNILAKGTLGVAASVLLASTTELRALLLGLQRLRMPSLLVQIASFMIRYGDVISDEMRRMRIARQSRGFEARGVRHWGVLASSAGALFIRSYERGERVHLAMVSRGYTGTMPVIDDVTASRTQWTYAAALPLTALAVCLTGWMLP; this is translated from the coding sequence GTGGGCGCGGGACACGCGCACAAGCTCTACCGGGAGGGCCGGTCGCCCGTCCACGCCCTCCCCCCGCACTGCAAGATCGCCGCCGTCTTCTGCTTCGTCCTCGTCGTCGTCTCCACGCCCCGCGAGGCCGTCTGGGCCTTCGGGGCGTACGCGGTGCTGCTGGCCGGAGTGGCGGTGGCGGCCCGGATCCCGGCCGGGTACGTACTGCGGCGGCTGCTGATCGAGATCCCGTTCGTGGCCTTCGCCGTGCTGATGCCGTTCATCGCGGAGGGCCCGCGGGTGGAGGTGCTGGGGATGTCGCTCAGCGAGTCCGGGCTGTGGAGCGCCTGGAACATCCTCGCCAAGGGCACCCTCGGCGTCGCCGCCTCCGTCCTCCTGGCGTCCACGACCGAACTGCGCGCCCTGCTGCTGGGGTTGCAGCGGCTGCGGATGCCCTCGCTGCTGGTCCAGATCGCCTCGTTCATGATCCGCTACGGGGACGTCATCTCCGATGAGATGCGCCGGATGCGGATCGCCCGCCAGTCGCGCGGCTTCGAGGCGCGCGGGGTGCGGCACTGGGGGGTGCTCGCCTCCTCGGCCGGGGCGCTGTTCATCCGCTCCTACGAACGGGGCGAGCGGGTCCACCTGGCGATGGTCAGCCGGGGCTATACGGGCACCATGCCGGTGATCGACGATGTGACGGCGTCCCGTACCCAGTGGACGTACGCCGCCGCCCTCCCGCTGACCGCGCTTGCGGTCTGCCTGACCGGATGGATGCTGCCATGA